The Verrucomicrobiota bacterium genomic sequence GTCCTGTACCGGTTGCTGGATACGACGGCCCGGGTCTTGAACATCCGCTCGTTGCAAACGGAAGTACCGGCTGAGTTCCAGTCGTGGTATGACCCGGGCCGCTACCGGAAATCGCAGGCGTATACCCATGCTAATACCGTTCTCAACCTTGTCAGTTCATGGGCAGGTTTGACGGTGCTCCTGTTGTTCTGGTTTTTCGGCGGTTTTGAGCGGCTCGACGCAGCGGTACGCAGTTTGCATCTCGGACCGGTTGCGACCGGGCTCTGTTACTTCGGGCTGCTGGCAGCGGCGCAGGAGATTTTCGGCCTGCCGTTCGCGATTTATCATACGTTTATTCTCGAACAACGCTTTGGCTTCAACCGGACGAGCGTCGCCACGTTCGTGCAGGACAAACTGAAAGAACTGCTGTTATCGGTGATCGTGTTCGGGCTGCTGGCGTGGGCGATCCTCAGCGTTTTTGAGCGGTTCGGTCCCGGCGCATGGATTTATGCGTGGCTGGTTACGGCGCTGAGTTCGCTGGCGCTGATGTACTTCGCGCCGAAGTTGGTGTTGCCTCTCTTTTTCAAGATGAAGCCGATCGCGGCCGGTGAGTTACGAGACAGCCTCACCGACCTCTGCCGCCGGCAACGTTTCCCGGTGCGCGACCTGTACGTCATCGACGGCTCCCGTCGATCCGCCAAAGCCAATGCCTTTTTCACCGGATTCGGGTCAAATAAGCGGATCGCGCTTTTTGACACCCTGATCGCTAATCACACCATACCGGAACTGTCGGCCGTGCTGGCGCATGAA encodes the following:
- a CDS encoding M48 family metallopeptidase; translated protein: MIAFVLVSALVLYRLLDTTARVLNIRSLQTEVPAEFQSWYDPGRYRKSQAYTHANTVLNLVSSWAGLTVLLLFWFFGGFERLDAAVRSLHLGPVATGLCYFGLLAAAQEIFGLPFAIYHTFILEQRFGFNRTSVATFVQDKLKELLLSVIVFGLLAWAILSVFERFGPGAWIYAWLVTALSSLALMYFAPKLVLPLFFKMKPIAAGELRDSLTDLCRRQRFPVRDLYVIDGSRRSAKANAFFTGFGSNKRIALFDTLIANHTIPELSAVLAHEIGHAKRGHVWKHLVAAQISLFCFFWFASWFLTQPALFAAFGVSRPSYYVGLVLFTIFLQPLSILLGIASCYFSRRHEFEADRFAAQAIGDAEPLVSALKKLSKDNLANLTPHPLLVGLEFSHPPVLARIAALRAQSPTHHGDAPSENPAQGATARTIQPARCPSR